aagaatgaCACatgatattttcataattaattaaacatattaCCACATCCACTTTTATGAAACCAAAAGcttaataaaaacattatttaacctctaacaaattttaatttattttatagacAAAATAGACACTTTTTTCTCTTGAAAAGTGATTCTTAGGATTCTCTCATATTTagtcattttaattttttgaaaaattgaaacctaaatatgtttgtttacatttaatttgcactaaaaaaacaaaaatcattttccgagagacagaaaaaaataaatagtaataattaaaaccTGTTTACGAGGaggagaaaaaataaaataaaagaaaataaataaaagcttAAGAAGCGTCTCATTGCTGGATATCCCGCGCAACGTTGTAACAAAAATCGTCCTCTCAGTTCCAATCTCTCTCAGATTCTCCTCCTCATCACAATTCCCCACTCCTTTGATTCTTGTCCCAGAGTCACGTCCTCTCCTATTCGGGTCTCTACAGAGTCTAACTCTGACCCGACCCGACCCAATTCACTAAATGGAGGACGAACCAAAGCTCCCAACCGATGACGGTCCAACTTTCAACGAATCGTGTAAAATCTCGTCTGAGATATTGACCGCCGGTGATCGGAAATTACTTAAAGTTGAACTCCTCAAAGAGGAGACCACGCTCGTATCGTGGAAGAAGCTTATGGATGAGGCTAGCAAAGAAAACGGCGGCTTGTTCGTTTCGGCTCCCGAACGGCTTCTTAATGCCAACCCTAACCTCGAGTTTCGCCTTGCACCGGTGAGTTCTTAGCTGCCTACATGCATATTCTCATGTATTCatttctctgtctctgttAGACCAATTTTTGTATTGTATCATCATTCCGGGAGCTGAATTGGGAAATTTCTCCTTGACATTGAGTTTAGAGCTAGGGTTTCAATAAACTAACtcttgaaaatgaaacaaaactaaagctGTATAGTGATTTCAATGTGGATACTGATCATTGTCTAATGATTTAGCGATATATCGAATGCAGGGGGCACAAACAGAGAATGAAATGGTGAATCAACCTCATCCTAATCGTCTTAACTCTGTTATAGCCAAGATTGAGAGACTTTATATGGTACCTTTTCTTACTACTGTTTCTATTGATTATCTGAACAAGTAAGATGAatgtttgatttcttattcgGAACATTTTTCATACCATGCATTAGCACTGGTTTTGCAACAGATTTCTGATTAGCGTAtacttcataaaataaatttcaggGTAAAGACGGTAGTGATGGGGAAGAGTTAGACGGTGCTCCTGACGATGATGACTATGACACTGAAGATTCATTTATCGATGATGCTGAATTGGTTAGTGTAGATATCCTGACTATGGCTTTCTTATGTGATCAAAGTGTATCTTGATAGCTGAGACatccttctttctttctttcttttttcccatTGTAGGATGAGTATTTTGAAGTTGATAATTCGCCAATTAAACATGATGGATTTTTTGTCAATAGAGGAAAGTTAGAACGAATGTAAGTTTTTTGTCCTCTTTTTGTTGTATGTTGTCGCATTTCTCTATGGCAGGTTTGTCAGTTTTCATTTGGTGATATGTTGTGGAGAATAGGCTATGGGCAGCATAAGTGTGTGAACATATATTTGGCATCACCGTTCTCTTCCCTCTAATTAGGTTTATGCAATGTTTACTCAGGGCAGAAATATTTGATAGAATTTTCTTGATAATATTGCTACTTCTCTGCTAACATATCTAGGTTATGGTCAAAACGCaatgaatattttgtatcGTTGTGGTCTCTGATTATAAATAGGATTCAGGTTTCCCTGTTTCCTTATGAGTAGGTTATCTTCCATTACCATTCTTACCAGTTTATCTAAATTGTGTTTCCTTCCTACAACAGTGAACCTTCAGCTACATCGAACCAGCAGCAACCAAAGAAAAGGCGAAGGAAGGAGTCAGCAAAACCTTGTGGCGATGTTGTTGATGTATCCAGAAAACGAGCCAAGATGGCTAAGACGGCTGGGGGAAAGGTACATTACTTGCAAATAACTTTTTGAATCTATTTTAGAGTTCCATTCCAGACAGTTGATTATTTGAATGTGAAAGTCCAGGATCAATCTGCTTCTCCTGGGCCCTCTTCGAAGAAAATTTCCAATGATTCAAAGACGGTGCAAGATTCGTTTTCCCCTTTGAAAGCGCAAAATGGCAATGATTCCTTAGTTTTGGAAAATGTGAAGCATACTGATAAAGCGAATCACCAGCCAATGAATGCCACGAGTCCGAAGTCAAAGGCAGCTGGATCTTCTGGCCCCCTTCATCCGAAGTGCAGCAGCAAAAGTGTTCATGAACAATCTAATTCCCCTCCAGGAAAATCTCGGCCAAATGTTTCGGCAAAATCAGCAGTAGTTCGTCAGCAAGTTAACAATGGCATGCCTGACCTGGACATTGCAACGGAAAGCAAAACATCTATTCAAATATCTGTAAGTACTTTCCAGCTATCTTAAGTTTATTAGATTCCTCATTTTAGTTAGTTTGGAATTTGAAGTAAGCATGTATTTGGGGCTTTCATCTTCTACATCCAAGAGTGATGCTTCTCTAATCTTTGAGACTGTAGAAATGATCTGTAATTGTAAAGATATTAGCATTTAATTAGGAGAGTTCACGCATTAGATGGCTTCTATCTGTAATTAGTTTTCATCTCGACTCTGGGTTGATCTTTCTGGCTAATATTTGCTTCCATGCTTTACTCTTGCATATCTTACAATCTGTactcaattttttatttttggaatgGAGCCCCCATGGTATTTACATTAGATTGCTCTTTACCTTTCtctatttagaaaaaaagCGGTTCAAATGGCCGGCCTAAATACTCGACACTTGAGAAAGCCATCAGGAATTTGGAGAAGTTGGTCGCTGAATGTGAGTTTCAACTGTTTCGTTGTTCTCTACATGCATGAGAAGCTAAATACCATTTAGTAAACTATCATATCCAATTTATTGCAGCAAGGCCTCCTGCTGCCACTGAGAATCAAGATGCCGATATCTCTTCCCAAGCAGTGAAGAGGGGATTGCCAGGAGATGTAAAATTGCATCTTGCTAAAGTTGCTAGAATCGCGGTAATCAAACTCTTCTGTTtctaaatatgtatataaattttaataatctttCAGATGTATGAAGAAGAGTagcaattttcttttcttgaagtATGCGAGCCAAGGTGAAATATCAGGAGAGTTAATCAATCGTCTCATGGGCATTGTCGGTCATCTAATACAGATTAGATCACTTAAGGTATTCATCTCTATCTCCTGCATACCGAGACTTGTTATCGTAATGGAGTTGTGATTCTTACTGAGGCATTAAagtatttagattttttcgATTTAAGGTGAAAGCTCTTCCATTCCAGAAAGAGCTAACAAGATCTGTATTTGTTAGTGAAGGAGTTCAAGCTCTTACGGTTTAGTAATTGTTATTGTACAGAGGAACTTGAAAATCATGATTGATTCGATCGTCACTGCAAATCGAGAAAAAGATACTAGATTTCAGCGGATCAAGAGTGAAATAACTGAGATGTTAAAAACACAAGTTCCACTTGTGGAATCCCAGGTTCTCTCCCTTCTACTCTACTAGTTTCTCTGATCTGATTTTCAAAAGTATTTCGTATCTGCTATGTTGCATAGAtacttttgttcttgtctttATTGTTGGATTTAAACATCTTCTTTCGATGATGCACGAAACTCAGAGTTCTCTCTGATTATGATTGGCCTTGGATAAGCACTTATATCTCCCTTTTATTGAGACATTGATAAACATctgatattttgaaatattccTTGCGCTGACATAAATTGTTTCACaggaaacaaatcaagaagCTGGAACATCAGACGATTTTCAGGATGTTGGATCTCTTGGAAAGTCACCTGTGAAGAAGTTTGTCATGGATGTGGCGCTGGAGGAAAAATTGTGTGATCTATATGACGTGTTTGTTGAGgtaattaatattttccaTAACCTTACATAAAAAGGTGTTCCAACTTGTTAGATGCAGAATTGTAAGTGTCAACATagtttttgctctgtttttggtaATACTAGGGAATGGATGAACATTCAGGTTCACAAATCAGAAAGCTTTATTCAGATGTAAGTTCCTCTCCAACCTTTATATTTTGCCATTCTTTGTCTATTTGCTTTCCAGATCCATTCAAAAACATTAGACTAGACCTTGCCTAATATTCAAGATTGTTTACCAAACCTTCctgattgattttcttttggatttattcTTGCTCCAGCTAGCTCAACTGTGGCCCAATAGTTTAGTTGACAATCATGAGATCAGGCGTGCCATTTGCCGGGAAAAGGAAAGGCGGAGAGCATTGGAAGGAAACATTGGGAAGGAGATGGTATTTGAGaaattcttaacttttttACGCCATAGCTGTTTGTTTGCTTCTAACGTGCTAACTTTTGGATGTGATAAATATCCATTTGTCATCGAATATTATCATGAACTCGCACATTTCGCTCATGTTTATCATTCctcaacttttattttattttaggatCAAACGAagataacaaagaagaaacagacaCAATTGGTCCCTAAATCTGAGGGTATTACTTATCCCGACAAGACTTCAGGTGTTGAAGTTAAAGCAAGTGTTGTCCTAACTGCAACCACCACGTCCTTAGTGGACTGTCAACCTGCAGCAGACTCGTCCTTTGAAAGGTCAAAGCAGCAACATGAGAAATTAAAGCGAACTTCGAGCTTAAGCAATCCTGCAGCAGAAGGAAAGAAAGTCAGAAGAAAGACAGAACCAGCTCTAGAAGAAACTCACCTGCCCGCAGAGAAACCCCTCGTTCTGGCCCTGAAGCGGCAGACACATCTAAAATCCAAGACACATAAACAGGTACAGGTACATCCACAGTCCAAGGCACATAAACAGGCACAGGTACATCCAAAGGCCAAGACACAGACTCCTCCAGACCTGAACCTGCCAAGTTAGGTACTACagcttagattttttttctcaaagtCTGGCTCTAGCCTTGCCTTTGTTTTTCGTAGCTATAGTTTCGCTTCTAATTTTTGCGCCTAGTATTGATTTTCTAGTCGTTTCTTACGTAGAAGACGAAGTCCCTCTCCTCGTTACAAATTAAAGATGTTAAGAGAAGCTCCAATTCTttcaatctgttttttttgacGGAATAAACCAACACATGTAGCCTATTTCTAAATGGGTCTAAATTTGTCGGCGGCCCAATAAGGGGTcataataaaagaataaaaagccTTAAAAAGGAATTAGTATGTATCTGAAATCAAGCTCACTGGACTGgacgaccaaaaaaaaagcgCACCGAAAATTCCCGCGTTCTCTTCTTACCAGTTACCACGCCGAATCACTGACCTCAAATCCAGAGCTTGACGAATCTCGTGCTATGCGAATGCTACTAGGTTCTAATATCCATCTTCTTCCGACGATTCTAGGGTTTCAATTTTCTCCGATAACCCCGTGAAGCTCTTACAAAGTCGAGAAGTGCGTGGTTAGGTTTTCCGGCGGCGATGAAGACGACGCAACTGTTCAAAGGGGCAAATGTTTTTATGTCTCGGAATCTGGTGCCTCCTGAAGTCTTCGACACACTTCTCGATGCTTTCAAGCTTAACGGTGCCGAAATCTTCCTCTGCTGCGACCCATCTCGGAGTGGTCCCTCTGATTTCCATGTCATCGCTTCTCCCGATCATGTGCGAAATgttctttcttatatatccCTGCAATTGCTTATTTCGTTATATAATCTGCTCTTATTGCcatttttttggggttttacAGGAGAAATTTAAGGATCTTAAAGCCAAGGGTTGTAACTTAATAGGTGAGAtgagatttattttatatttcttgtcACTTAATAAATCAATTGATTCTGtgtttgtgaattttcttaattggatttatgtttattgcGTGGCAGGTCCGCAATGTGCGCTCTTCTGTGCAAAAGAGGGTAGACCACTGCCACAAAGGGGATTCACTTGTTGCCTAGCCATGGATGGTCTAAAAGTTCTTGCTTCTGGTTTTCTGGTAGATGAGAAGGTACTTCTTTTGTCAGTGTAATAGATGTCGTTTTTAGTTTATTAGTATCCTTTATTCCCCTTGTACTGTAATCTCCATGGGAATGGTTGTGAGTCTATGTTCGTTCACCTATCGATTATGAGATTAACAGTGTGCATATGACATAGTATTGAATACTTGTGTCTCTTTGTTTCCCATTGCGCAACTAAacaattttagaaattttggtttatggttCAATTTCtgtgttaaaagaaaaaaactgaccTCTCTTTTGATTTAGTTGAAATGTGTTTTTAGAGTGTACGAAGCATGtagattaaaaaatgatttctgTTGAGGGAATTGTTTTTTCAGTTACTCTGAAGGACTAATCCCTCTTAATTGATTGATTGCAATTCTTTTGAAGGTCAAGATCAAGGAGTTGGTTACTTCCATGGGGGGCGTTTTACTTTCCAGAGCTTCTTCTGATGTGAACTTCGTCATTGTGAAAAATGTCTTGGCTGCCAAGTACAAGGTCTATTGTTCAAAGATTGCGATCAATATTCTTTTACCTTCTGAAGGTTCACATCTGTAGATTATATAACTAGCTTCTTATCAGTTTCACCTTTGCTTTAGTAACATATCAATACCGCTGTTTTCCATAATGCATCTCAGAAAATTATTCCAACTATGTTAGATAAACTAAAAGTGTTTATCAGTTCATTTAGCTTTACCCCAATTAGATGAATTTTTCTCTGTCGATGCCGGTAAATTAAAGTTAGATAGAATCATAGAAGTGGCTGTTGATCTTTTGCACGGTGCATGTGAGAAATTACATTTTCCCAGCAGTACATAGTGCCTACATTAAAAGAAGAGAGGCCTTTTCGCGTAAGTAAAGATGTAAAATGCCCCTAATGAAGGCCTCAAAATATAGGTTGTCGTCATCCCCCTATTGACGGGTTCTGCTTTGTTCATTTTTAGATGGTAGCTGGATGATgtatataatacttaggctaATGCAGGATTGCAGGTTTACTTCTCAGAGTGAAAAACACCGTTGTTttctgaaattatttttagtcaGCGTCGTGCCTCTACTGACTTATCATTACATATTATATCCTAGAGCAGAGTGAACTGATGAGGTTCATGAGGAAGCTGTTATGCCTATTTCATTGGGTCTGATaaatatatcttattttaaCTTGCAGTGGGCCCTGAATAAGAAGCCAATCGTTACTCTGAATTGGTTACATCGGTGTTGGAATGAGCACCGTGTGGTTCCTCAGGAACCATATAAGATTCCTCCTTTTTCTGGATTGACAATCTGTGTCACAAGAATTCCAGCAGGTTAGAAAACCGGTATATTCAACATATGCGAATTAGGTTCTTTGTTGACAGTTAATCAGTGATTTATTATCAGATGAACGCAAGGGAATGGAAAAGGTAATTTCAGAATATGGAGGGAGCTACTCTGCTGAGCTAACAAAGAGTTGTACACATTTGATCGCTGATATATcctttgaaacaaaatttaaaaatgtgcTATTCCTAGGACATATGTTGATTTTGTGTGCGCATTCAGTTGTGCTGATAAATTAGCAGTATTCAAGGCTTACCAATCGGGTTCTCTGAAGTTACAAGATATGTGAATATAACCATTACGTGGTTGATATATAGATGCCTTAAATTCCAAGTTCCTGTGCACTAAAGTTTGAGGTTGCGTTATTTGGACTTTAATGAAAAATGATTCCTTGACCTTGCATACGCTGCTGAAGGTGACAAATACAAAGTTGCTCGAAAATGGGGTCACATTCAAATTGTCACACGGAAATGGTTTCAGCAGTCCATCGATAAAAAGGGTGACGTTGGGTGCTTCTGCATTTTATACATTCTCTTACTGATCAGTGATCGGTATATTGGCTCTCTATAAGTTAACAGATTCATTCGATACTGATATGTCACCTTGTTATGCGCAGTTTGTCTCAATGAAGAGTCATATCCTGTTCTCGGTTCCATACCCTTGACAAGAGGAGTGCGAGATTTGGGGGTTCATAATGGTCTAGAAAAGTTTCCTTCGGCTGCAACTGCGTCCGCGGCAGATTCATATGTTTCTTGTGCTCAGTCTAGAGACTCAGATATAGAAGCTTCTGCTTCACAAAATGTTTTTCCCACTTCTATGAATCCCAGTACCGATGTTAAAGAACCAGGTGGAGGCCCAACGGCAAGGCCGCAAGAGCAAAACATTGATGGTTGTACTGCCAGGGATTCAGAATCCGAAGACAATGACTTGTACTTATCAGATTGTAGAATTTTCTTGCTTGGTTTTGAAGCTTCTGAAATGCGTAAACTTGCTAAGTTGGTCCGCAGAGGTGGTGGATCCCGGTATATGCTGCTTAACGAAAGAATGACTCATATTGTTGTTGGAACTCCTTCAGAGAGGTAAACATTGGGTTCGATTTTGCTCTATCagctttttccttttttctcttgtaGCATTGGTCGAGTTCTGTTAGGTGGGTCTCTCTAAGCATATTCTCTGTAACATAATGATCTCTACataaaatattcttttgtaGTGAGAAAAGAGAAGCAAGGAGTGTTGCAGCTTCTGGTGTCATTCAAGTAGTCATACCCAGTTGGCTTGAAGATTGTGATcgtgagaaaaaagaaatccccgttcataatatatatactgcTAACCACTTGATTCTTCCAAGAGGTCTGCTGTTATCTCatttaaccattttttaattatctcaGACACATGTCATCTATCTAATATGCATCAAGACATATCAATGCGTTATATTACACTTTTCTAagtgacttttttttgtgtgcagaTTCTGCATGCTTGACCAAGGGGTCATTTGCAAGGATGTCAAGTATGGAACAGACTAAAAATACTCACGACCAGACCATGGtatatgattcttcttcaaggAGTATCAATGTCTCAAATGGGCCAGCAACTTTACtgggaaaaaacaaagaagcaatGCAGGAATTTGGCAGAAAAGATGAGATTCATACAGGAAGAAAAATAGTATCACCCACGCAAAAAGAAACACTTATTTCCCTTGTAACTTGTGAAAGCAAAGAACAACGGAGTATTCAATGTGAATTCAGTGGTCAGAACGATCAAGAAAGAAAGTCATCTGTATTTAAGGGggaaacattttgtttctcGCATTCTTTTCCTGAAGATAGGGTATGTGGTTATCAAAGAATCAATTTTCCTTGTTTTGCACTAGTTTCTTGTCTGAGAATGCATCTCCGAGGTCTATTGATTGATGTGTTACCAATTTGTGCAGCGACCGCAAATCGTGGAATGGGTGAATCAAGGAGGGGGAGAGGTGGTAAATGATCCTTTGATAAATAACGCACATTTTACTATTGAATGCCATGGTGGGTTCCAAAGTACCGAGACTACCCAAACTATCTATGTCTCAAGTCATTGGGTTCGAAATTGTTTAAAGGTATTATTCTTCTCGGCATTCATCTGTTAGTTACCGATTGTATTATTTGTTGGAAATAATATTCTGGTGTACTCAGTGTCCAACTGTCATACCATCATCCAGTTAAAGCTTTTATATCTACATgaatttttcattaaaattgatttgtaTCTATTATCTTCTACTTTCTAGTTTCTATTATATGCGTTTATATCCTATATATACTTCATTTTTCAGGCTTATTGTCTGATTTGTTATCTTGATGATGTAGGTTGGTTGTTTACTTGCTGTTAGTAGTCATATCCTCTACTCACCTCTTCCCTGCCAGACACCTTTGCCTGGATTCGAAAGCCTTTGCATATGTAGTTCCCAACATAATGAGAAGAATGTAGAACTCCTGAGAAATTTGAGTGTCGTTCTTGGAGCAGATTTTGTGGAAAGACTAACCAGGAAAGTGACTCACTTGATATGCAACTTTGCAAAAGGAGATAAGTATGTGAGAGCTTCCAAGTGGGGAATAATTTCCGTGACACCTGACTGGCTTTATGAATGTGTTAGACAGGTGGGCCTCCAGGGATTCAATATCTTTGAAATAGTTTCTTTGACATGGGATCTTAAATTTAACGGATAgttctttttgaatttcttatGTGTAGAATCAAGTTGTTTGTACAGATAACTTCCATCCAAGGGAATTGACCACTCAAGATCGAGAAGCAGGGTCTCAGTTTCATACACAGTTTGTACCAATGGCCTCAAGGGACAGTATGTCTCTACCTGTAAGTCACTCTGAAGACAGGgaaaaaattcaaagttttgCTGGCAAAAGTGGTTGCGGGAAAGGTGAAGTATATAACAGACTTGGAGAAATTGGAAAGGAACAAACTTTTCCGTCTAAGAAGGCAAAACTTTTGAGAGATGGTCAAGAAAGTGATGTGTTTCCTGTGAGAGAACTTCCAAGCAATTGTGATCGTCCTTCGCATTCTGGAGATGGCATTGTGACTGGATATGATGTAGCAAGTGGTCGTGAAGTTCCAGATGTGGCTGATACTATTGAGGATCTGTTAGAGCAGACAAGCAAAGTAAGTactttttgcttctttctccAATTATTTAATCCAAGTCATATTTTCTCTGTATTCACGTCTGGTCTTCTGTTTAGATTCAAGATCAGAAGTCTCCTGGGAGGATTTTAGAAAAGACTGTATCCTTAAAGTTTGTGTGctcattcattttttttttcgtggGTAATCAATATTTGGCATTGTTTGACTCCTTGATGACAAAACAGCATTTTTCAACTAGTGAACAATACAACACTGGGAATCACTCTGTCACTGGCCTGTCTAGACACTGGATAAACAGGTATGTTCATTCATTAAATGCAAATCCGCACTTTGCagatattttttggttttcgaCCTTAAATGCAAATCACAAGTTTGCTTGGGGTCTAAATACGTACATATGCATGAGCCTCAAAACCTTTTTCACCTTGTTTGACTCCCCAATCTATAGCTATTACTTGATATTGCCATATAAGAGTGTATCATACTATCATGATTGTACGAATGGAATATATCCACCACTATGCTGTACGTATGGAATGTGAGCAAATAAATGGTGTGCAATTATGAGTGTAAGCAAGTTAATGATGTGCAATCGATTTGAGAAAAGACTGTTTCAAATCTATATGCTACTCGTATATGATGAATTAACGTTTGCCTACCAAACTCTTATCTATTTTTCAGGGTCCATAAGAATGACGACATGGGCAGTCCTCCAGGAGATGCAACTACTGACACTTACGGAAACTTTAGTGAGACGCAGACAGAATCACAGGTTATATATAACTCTTGCTCTGATTATATTATACCTTGAGGATTCCATTCACAACCTGAAATTGCGGAGTTACTTacaaatttcaagaaatttgCAGGTTGTTGGTTACGAGGAAGATCTTTCAGGAAGGCAGATGCTTATAGACAGAGTTAGAACACGAAGCAGCTTAACATAAAGAGACAGAGTGAGGTGCTCGTTGAGACAGAAACATCAACCATGTGTGTCCTGATGAGAAGTCCGATGAAATGTTGGAAAAGCATTCATTAAAGAAACATCAAGGTCATTgatcatatttatatgtagatcacagttttttttctttttataaagtaattttgttaagtttatGAGAATGATGCAGACATTCCTATACTTCCGGTTACCGTTTTTGCTGCTAGGTTACAGATTTATATGATGTTTTTTCCCTCTAATTTTAGTCATCCAcaagagacaaaagaaaaaggcacacacatttatattcaaaaactaAGAACATAGGTCACACAAGAAAGATTCATACATCacatggcaaaacaaaaaaaaacaaaaaaatataaagccTGGAGAGCAGATGCCAAATttttaactatataatttGGCATTTATAGCTTAAGAG
This sequence is a window from Arabidopsis thaliana chromosome 1 sequence. Protein-coding genes within it:
- the MEI1 gene encoding transcription coactivator (meiosis defective 1 (MEI1); FUNCTIONS IN: transcription coactivator activity; INVOLVED IN: female meiosis, reciprocal meiotic recombination, response to DNA damage stimulus, male meiosis; LOCATED IN: intracellular; CONTAINS InterPro DOMAIN/s: BRCT (InterPro:IPR001357); BEST Arabidopsis thaliana protein match is: BRCT domain-containing DNA repair protein (TAIR:AT3G43930.2); Has 1189 Blast hits to 732 proteins in 163 species: Archae - 0; Bacteria - 0; Metazoa - 465; Fungi - 465; Plants - 183; Viruses - 0; Other Eukaryotes - 76 (source: NCBI BLink).) → MKTTQLFKGANVFMSRNLVPPEVFDTLLDAFKLNGAEIFLCCDPSRSGPSDFHVIASPDHEKFKDLKAKGCNLIGPQCALFCAKEGRPLPQRGFTCCLAMDGLKVLASGFLVDEKVKIKELVTSMGGVLLSRASSDVNFVIVKNVLAAKYKWALNKKPIVTLNWLHRCWNEHRVVPQEPYKIPPFSGLTICVTRIPADERKGMEKVISEYGGSYSAELTKSCTHLIADAAEGDKYKVARKWGHIQIVTRKWFQQSIDKKVCLNEESYPVLGSIPLTRGVRDLGVHNGLEKFPSAATASAADSYVSCAQSRDSDIEASASQNVFPTSMNPSTDVKEPGGGPTARPQEQNIDGCTARDSESEDNDLYLSDCRIFLLGFEASEMRKLAKLVRRGGGSRYMLLNERMTHIVVGTPSESEKREARSVAASGVIQVVIPSWLEDCDREKKEIPVHNIYTANHLILPRDSACLTKGSFARMSSMEQTKNTHDQTMVYDSSSRSINVSNGPATLLGKNKEAMQEFGRKDEIHTGRKIVSPTQKETLISLVTCESKEQRSIQCEFSGQNDQERKSSVFKGETFCFSHSFPEDRRPQIVEWVNQGGGEVVNDPLINNAHFTIECHGGFQSTETTQTIYVSSHWVRNCLKVGCLLAVSSHILYSPLPCQTPLPGFESLCICSSQHNEKNVELLRNLSVVLGADFVERLTRKVTHLICNFAKGDKYVRASKWGIISVTPDWLYECVRQNQVVCTDNFHPRELTTQDREAGSQFHTQFVPMASRDSMSLPVSHSEDREKIQSFAGKSGCGKGEVYNRLGEIGKEQTFPSKKAKLLRDGQESDVFPVRELPSNCDRPSHSGDGIVTGYDVASGREVPDVADTIEDLLEQTSKIQDQKSPGRILEKTHFSTSEQYNTGNHSVTGLSRHWINRVHKNDDMGSPPGDATTDTYGNFSETQTESQVVGYEEDLSGRQMLIDRVRTRSSLT
- the MEI1 gene encoding transcription coactivator (meiosis defective 1 (MEI1); FUNCTIONS IN: transcription coactivator activity; INVOLVED IN: female meiosis, reciprocal meiotic recombination, response to DNA damage stimulus, male meiosis; LOCATED IN: intracellular; CONTAINS InterPro DOMAIN/s: BRCT (InterPro:IPR001357).) produces the protein MKTTQLFKGANVFMSRNLVPPEVFDTLLDAFKLNGAEIFLCCDPSRSGPSDFHEKFKDLKAKGCNLIGPQCALFCAKEGRPLPQRGFTCCLAMDGLKVLASGFLVDEKVKIKELVTSMGGVLLSRASSDVNFVIVKNVLAAKYKWALNKKPIVTLNWLHRCWNEHRVVPQEPYKIPPFSGLTICVTRIPADERKGMEKVISEYGGSYSAELTKSCDKYKVARKWGHIQIVTRKWFQQSIDKKVCLNEESYPVLGSIPLTRGVRDLGVHNGLEKFPSAATASAADSYVSCAQSRDSDIEASASQNVFPTSMNPSTDVKEPGGGPTARPQEQNIDGCTARDSESEDNDLYLSDCRIFLLGFEASEMRKLAKLVRRGGGSRYMLLNERMTHIVVGTPSESEKREARSVAASGVIQVVIPSWLEDCDREKKEIPVHNIYTANHLILPRDSACLTKGSFARMSSMEQTKNTHDQTMVYDSSSRSINVSNGPATLLGKNKEAMQEFGRKDEIHTGRKIVSPTQKETLISLVTCESKEQRSIQCEFSGQNDQERKSSVFKGETFCFSHSFPEDRRPQIVEWVNQGGGEVVNDPLINNAHFTIECHGGFQSTETTQTIYVSSHWVRNCLKVGCLLAVSSHILYSPLPCQTPLPGFESLCICSSQHNEKNVELLRNLSVVLGADFVERLTRKVTHLICNFAKGDKYVRASKWGIISVTPDWLYECVRQNQVVCTDNFHPRELTTQDREAGSQFHTQFVPMASRDSMSLPVSHSEDREKIQSFAGKSGCGKGEVYNRLGEIGKEQTFPSKKAKLLRDGQESDVFPVRELPSNCDRPSHSGDGIVTGYDVASGREVPDVADTIEDLLEQTSKIQDQKSPGRILEKTHFSTSEQYNTGNHSVTGLSRHWINRVHKNDDMGSPPGDATTDTYGNFSETQTESQVVGYEEDLSGRQMLIDRVRTRSSLT
- the MEI1 gene encoding transcription coactivator, translating into MKTTQLFKGANVFMSRNLVPPEVFDTLLDAFKLNGAEIFLCCDPSRSGPSDFHVIASPDHEKFKDLKAKGCNLIGPQCALFCAKEGRPLPQRGFTCCLAMDGLKVLASGFLVDEKVKIKELVTSMGGVLLSRASSDVNFVIVKNVLAAKYKWALNKKPIVTLNWLHRCWNEHRVVPQEPYKIPPFSGLTICVTRIPADERKGMEKVISEYGGSYSAELTKSCTHLIADAAEGDKYKVARKWGHIQIVTRKWFQQSIDKKVCLNEESYPVLGSIPLTRGVRDLGVHNGLEKFPSAATASAADSYVSCAQSRDSDIEASASQNVFPTSMNPSTDVKEPGGGPTARPQEQNIDGCTARDSESEDNDLYLSDCRIFLLGFEASEMRKLAKLVRRGGGSRYMLLNERMTHIVVGTPSESEKREARSVAASGVIQVVIPSWLEDCDREKKEIPVHNIYTANHLILPRDSACLTKGSFARMSSMEQTKNTHDQTMVYDSSSRSINVSNGPATLLGKNKEAMQEFGRKDEIHTGRKIVSPTQKETLISLVTCESKEQRSIQCEFSGQNDQERKSSVFKGETFCFSHSFPEDRRPQIVEWVNQGGGEVVNDPLINNAHFTIECHGGFQSTETTQTIYVSSHWVRNCLKVGCLLAVSSHILYSPLPCQTPLPGFESLCICSSQHNEKNVELLRNLSVVLGADFVERLTRKVTHLICNFAKGDKYVRASKWGIISVTPDWLYECVRQNQVVCTDNFHPRELTTQDREAGSQFHTQFVPMASRDSMSLPVSHSEDREKIQSFAGKSGCGKGEVYNRLGEIGKEQTFPSKKAKLLRDGQESDVFPVRELPSNCDRPSHSGDGIVTGYDVASGREVPDVADTIEDLLEQTSKIQDQKSPGRILEKTVSLKFVCSFIFFFVGNQYLALFDSLMTKQHFSTSEQYNTGNHSVTGLSRHWINRVHKNDDMGSPPGDATTDTYGNFSETQTESQVVGYEEDLSGRQMLIDRVRTRSSLT